One segment of Streptomyces sp. YIM 121038 DNA contains the following:
- a CDS encoding class III extradiol ring-cleavage dioxygenase, with the protein MTTAAPERMPSLFLSHGAPTLAEDPVWPGELARWGAELPRPTAILMVSAHWEEAPLALGATTAVPLIYDFWGFPEHYYGVQYAAPGAPELAEQVRKLLRGPGTPVQDLPDRGLDHGAYVPLREMYPDADVPVLQVSLPTLDPRKLMEIGRKLAPLRDEGVLIVGSGHFTHNLRAINPGNDVPAALAEFDDWGRRTLAAGDVDALLDFAHKAPAARYAHPREEHFVPLAVTLGTAVDDLRTQRSVIEGTWLGLSKRSVQFG; encoded by the coding sequence ATGACCACCGCAGCCCCGGAGCGCATGCCGTCCCTCTTCCTGAGCCACGGCGCCCCCACCCTCGCCGAGGACCCCGTCTGGCCGGGCGAGCTGGCCCGCTGGGGCGCCGAGCTGCCGCGCCCGACGGCGATCCTGATGGTCTCCGCGCACTGGGAGGAGGCCCCGCTCGCCCTCGGCGCCACCACCGCCGTGCCGCTCATCTACGACTTCTGGGGCTTCCCCGAGCACTACTACGGCGTCCAGTACGCCGCCCCCGGCGCCCCCGAACTCGCCGAGCAGGTCCGCAAGCTGCTGCGCGGCCCGGGCACACCGGTGCAGGACCTGCCGGACCGCGGCCTCGACCACGGCGCGTACGTACCGCTGCGGGAGATGTACCCCGACGCCGACGTGCCGGTGCTCCAGGTGAGCCTGCCGACCCTGGACCCGCGCAAGCTGATGGAGATCGGGCGCAAGCTCGCGCCGCTGCGCGACGAGGGCGTTCTGATCGTCGGCAGCGGACACTTCACGCACAACCTCCGGGCCATCAACCCCGGGAACGACGTGCCCGCCGCCCTGGCCGAGTTCGACGACTGGGGCCGGCGCACCCTGGCGGCCGGGGACGTGGACGCGCTCCTGGACTTCGCGCACAAGGCCCCGGCCGCCCGCTACGCCCACCCCCGCGAGGAGCACTTCGTCCCGCTCGCGGTCACGCTCGGCACCGCCGTGGACGACCTGCGCACGCAGCGCAGCGTCATCGAGGGCACCTGGCTCGGCCTCTCCAAGCGCTCGGTGCAGTTCGGCTGA
- a CDS encoding cytochrome P450 — MFDHTLPLLLQGYAWLPDLSRRRGPGPVHTLDGAEHRARKALFVSLLKDAPGVAALADRVAEEWERAREEWAGASEVTLFDEVGVLITRAVCAWAGIPLGAPWDDEPRRTAADLVAMVDGFATAGPRRLRARRARRRQEARLARLVEATRAASATEPSAGEDPGRRPSALHAVAAHRDADGEPLDPRTAAVELLNVIRPTVAVTWYTVFGAHALHRNPELRVPLAKGGEEYARAFAHEVRRFYPFAPFVAGLAPRDVQWRGEPIAEGTLVLLDLYGQNHDPDLWQAPYTFDPERFTGREPGRDELVPQGDGEAATGHRCPGEDVTLAVLGTLLPRLARLDYRVPDQDLRIPLRRVPTRPRSGFVITDAR, encoded by the coding sequence TTGTTCGACCACACTCTGCCGCTGCTCCTCCAGGGCTACGCGTGGCTGCCCGACCTCAGCCGCCGCCGGGGCCCGGGCCCGGTGCACACCCTCGACGGGGCGGAGCACCGGGCGCGCAAGGCCCTGTTCGTGTCGCTCCTGAAGGACGCGCCGGGCGTGGCCGCCCTCGCGGACCGGGTGGCCGAGGAGTGGGAGCGTGCGCGCGAGGAGTGGGCAGGCGCCTCCGAGGTGACGCTGTTCGACGAGGTCGGCGTCCTCATCACCCGGGCCGTGTGCGCCTGGGCGGGCATTCCCCTCGGGGCGCCTTGGGACGACGAGCCCCGGCGGACCGCGGCGGACCTGGTGGCGATGGTCGACGGATTCGCCACCGCGGGGCCGCGCCGGCTGCGGGCCCGGCGTGCCCGGCGGCGCCAGGAGGCGCGCCTCGCCCGGCTGGTCGAGGCCACCCGGGCGGCGTCCGCCACAGAGCCCTCCGCCGGGGAGGACCCCGGCCGGCGGCCCTCCGCGCTGCACGCCGTCGCGGCGCACCGCGACGCCGACGGCGAGCCGCTCGACCCGCGCACGGCCGCCGTGGAACTCCTCAACGTCATCCGCCCCACGGTGGCCGTCACCTGGTACACCGTCTTCGGCGCCCACGCCCTGCACCGGAACCCGGAGCTGCGCGTGCCGCTCGCCAAGGGAGGCGAGGAGTACGCCCGGGCCTTCGCCCACGAAGTGCGGCGCTTCTACCCGTTCGCGCCCTTCGTCGCCGGGCTCGCCCCGCGGGACGTCCAGTGGCGCGGCGAGCCGATCGCCGAGGGCACCCTGGTCCTGCTCGACCTCTACGGGCAGAACCACGATCCGGACCTGTGGCAGGCGCCGTACACCTTCGACCCCGAGCGGTTCACGGGCCGCGAGCCCGGCCGCGACGAACTCGTCCCGCAGGGCGACGGAGAGGCCGCCACCGGCCACCGCTGCCCGGGGGAGGACGTCACCCTCGCGGTGCTCGGCACCCTGCTGCCCCGCCTCGCCCGGCTCGACTACCGCGTCCCCGACCAGGACCTGCGGATCCCGCTGCGCCGGGTCCCGACCCGGCCCCGCAGCGGCTTCGTCATCACGGACGCGCGCTGA
- a CDS encoding N-acetyltransferase, with amino-acid sequence MPALQVRPFHRDDRDQLTELVNAHVAAVVPGVSVSVNTVLGQLARRPDEFIVDPWVAERVTLVAEQRSYVVAAAHLLRYRSDAEVGPDYRDMGVIDWFVARPAASFWPDADTAADLLMSACLAQLARWGVRVREADGALPAPAVYGLPRTWPHVRAVYERAGFRHTGHTEVVLIAAVPDLPTPPAPVDGLAVRRTLGECGTRLTAHLDGRDLGFIEVDTALGRPERQARNGSLADIGNLRIEPGHGLAPLPAWLLGEAARWLRLAGADRLLAYESADDPEALALLEDLGFTELVRTDRGWRHHG; translated from the coding sequence ATGCCCGCGCTCCAGGTACGCCCCTTCCACCGCGACGACCGCGACCAGCTCACGGAGCTGGTGAACGCCCATGTGGCCGCCGTCGTCCCCGGCGTCTCCGTCTCCGTGAACACCGTCCTCGGCCAGTTGGCGCGCAGGCCCGACGAGTTCATCGTCGACCCCTGGGTCGCCGAGCGCGTGACGCTCGTCGCCGAACAGCGCTCGTACGTCGTGGCCGCCGCGCACCTGCTGCGCTACCGCTCCGACGCCGAGGTCGGCCCGGACTACCGGGACATGGGCGTCATCGACTGGTTCGTGGCGCGCCCGGCCGCGTCCTTCTGGCCGGACGCGGACACGGCCGCCGATCTGCTGATGAGCGCCTGCCTGGCCCAACTGGCCCGCTGGGGCGTGCGCGTGCGGGAGGCCGACGGCGCCCTGCCCGCGCCCGCCGTGTACGGCCTGCCCCGGACCTGGCCGCACGTCCGCGCCGTCTACGAGCGCGCCGGGTTCCGGCACACCGGGCACACGGAGGTCGTCCTCATCGCCGCGGTGCCCGACCTGCCGACACCCCCGGCCCCGGTGGACGGCCTGGCCGTCCGCCGCACCCTCGGCGAGTGCGGCACCCGCCTCACCGCGCACCTGGACGGCCGCGACCTCGGCTTCATCGAGGTCGACACCGCCCTCGGCCGCCCCGAGCGCCAGGCCCGCAACGGCTCACTCGCCGACATCGGCAACCTCCGCATCGAGCCGGGCCACGGCCTCGCACCGCTGCCCGCCTGGCTCCTCGGCGAGGCCGCCCGGTGGCTGCGCCTGGCCGGGGCCGACCGCCTCCTGGCCTACGAGTCCGCCGACGACCCCGAGGCCCTCGCGCTCCTGGAGGACCTCGGCTTCACGGAACTGGTCCGCACGGACCGGGGCTGGCGGCACCACGGCTAG